In a single window of the Gossypium hirsutum isolate 1008001.06 chromosome A13, Gossypium_hirsutum_v2.1, whole genome shotgun sequence genome:
- the LOC107895354 gene encoding NADH dehydrogenase [ubiquinone] iron-sulfur protein 6, mitochondrial, translated as MAYSGVLRTLIRSSYLGSTTRNFSLVSSQISNHTAKWMQDSSKKSPMELINEVPPIKVEGRIVACEGDNDPALGHPIEFICLDLKEPAVCKYCGLRYVQEHHH; from the exons atggcGTATTCGGGTGTTCTGAGAACCCTAATCAGGTCATCGTATTTGGGATCTACGACTCGTAATTTCAGCCTTGTTAGCAGCCAAATCAGCAATCACACTGCGAAATGGATGCAG GATTCAAGCAAGAAATCTCCTATGGAGTTGATCAATGAAGTCCCTCCGATCAAGGTTGAAGGCCGGATTGTAGCTTGTGAAGGAG ATAATGATCCTGCTTTGGGACACCCAATTGAATTCATATGCCTTGACTTGAAAGAGCCTGCTGTATGCAAGTATTGTGGCCTACGCTACGTTCAAGAGCACCATCACTAG